The Sporosarcina ureae genome includes a region encoding these proteins:
- a CDS encoding MFS transporter, protein MSRHKKNFIIIWITNFLVAGTMTMIMPFLSLYIETFGDYSDAYVQKWAGLIFGATFITALVMSPIWGRFADRFGFKPILLINGFGITVSVFLMGFVNSVEIFFVLRFLMGLVTGFLPTSLAFISSQTPREKAGKMLGTLQMGGVAGMLFGPVLGGLMADTFGFEYTFIITSISVVIATLLVLFGIKEEARVKAKKVAKYSRKIILGGLFKHRLMINVMLVTTLIQVGNFSIQPLLSLYVADLTHAATNVAFLAGLTFSATGLGNLLFARYWGKVGDDVGYEKILGLLLIMSFVFIIPQAFVTSLWQLVLLRFLFGISTGGMIPLTTALVRREAPLEVQGEVMGYNTSFRFLGNIIGPMFGGIVSGYIGIPAVFIVTGVLFIVGYLFLSMAVRRPTQDFEHFLEDRQGEANEHA, encoded by the coding sequence TTGAGTCGACATAAGAAAAACTTCATTATCATCTGGATCACGAACTTTCTTGTAGCAGGTACGATGACGATGATTATGCCATTCCTGTCGTTATATATTGAAACGTTTGGGGATTATTCTGATGCATATGTCCAGAAGTGGGCAGGATTAATATTTGGTGCTACGTTTATTACCGCGCTGGTCATGTCACCTATTTGGGGACGTTTTGCGGATCGTTTCGGTTTTAAACCTATATTGCTTATTAATGGTTTCGGGATTACGGTTTCAGTCTTTTTGATGGGCTTTGTCAATTCCGTAGAAATCTTTTTCGTATTGAGATTTCTGATGGGCCTAGTGACAGGTTTCTTACCGACTTCATTAGCTTTCATTTCATCTCAGACTCCTCGGGAGAAAGCGGGTAAGATGCTCGGGACGCTGCAAATGGGTGGTGTCGCGGGAATGTTATTCGGCCCCGTTCTTGGTGGTCTTATGGCTGATACGTTCGGTTTTGAGTATACGTTCATTATCACGTCTATTTCCGTAGTGATCGCGACGCTGCTTGTACTATTTGGAATTAAAGAGGAAGCACGGGTGAAAGCGAAGAAAGTAGCGAAGTATTCGCGAAAAATTATTTTAGGTGGCTTGTTTAAACACCGTCTGATGATCAACGTCATGCTGGTCACGACGTTGATCCAAGTCGGGAATTTCAGTATTCAGCCGTTGCTGTCACTCTACGTGGCGGATTTGACCCATGCTGCAACCAATGTTGCGTTCCTTGCTGGACTGACGTTCAGTGCAACGGGCCTCGGCAATTTACTATTCGCTAGGTATTGGGGGAAAGTTGGCGACGATGTTGGATACGAAAAAATTCTTGGGCTACTGCTCATCATGTCGTTCGTTTTCATTATTCCACAGGCATTCGTTACGTCACTTTGGCAACTGGTTTTGTTGCGGTTCTTATTTGGGATCTCGACAGGCGGTATGATTCCACTTACGACAGCGCTTGTTCGTCGTGAAGCGCCACTGGAAGTACAAGGTGAGGTTATGGGATATAACACGAGCTTCCGTTTCCTTGGTAATATTATCGGACCTATGTTTGGTGGGATTGTCAGTGGGTATATTGGGATTCCTGCAGTTTTCATCGTGACAGGTGTATTGTTCATAGTCGGTTATTTGTTCTTATCTATGGCAGTGCGACGACCTACACAGGATTTCGAGCACTTCTTAGAAGACCGGCAAGGTGAAGCGAATGAACACGCGTAA
- a CDS encoding transglycosylase domain-containing protein codes for MKQTVALVITLACVPLLLFIQNQIHEETVQTKTLHTAIRDTVKLEVPTMTSPIQMKDRNGTLFAEEYTEWRQPIHLQDMTFFTRQLFLKSEDRTFYEHRGYDIAAIIRAFTINAAADAKQQGASTITQQVVRMRYLSTEKTYERKFKELFFAAELEKQSTKDEILEMYLNEMYFGNQVYGIGGAATYYFSRPIEKLHEAEIAFLAAIPNNPSLYNPIKHFDQTKERQIRLLQVMLDQQVITQEQFEAYRTFPIQLNVKKKEQFHPMYSTYVLEELKKLIAQTEGLDTSMSKAKTPEERQRWQNEINRRTREVIGKGVTIDTALDQHKQQHDENRLNALIGTGGVQAGAAVIDNDTREIISLYAGARYKKTDFHRAYQAVRQPGSAIKPLLVYAPFFESGPYHADTPVNSSDICIGGYCPKNFGNYQFGTTTVREAFRNSYNSTAVRLLQRVGIDEAFSHLAPFHFQHIVEADRSYPAALGGFSKGVTPLELAGATTSFIDGMYLPPRAIRSVKDHKGEVLYKWKDMSKAVWSPSTVHSIRSLMREVVVNGTGEGIAYTTSYTGAKTGTTDAFKDLWAIGMNDRYTSAVWIGYDRPTPIPRLRDQKVHLRAFSSTMRP; via the coding sequence TTGAAACAAACGGTTGCATTAGTGATTACGCTTGCATGCGTTCCGCTATTATTATTTATTCAAAATCAAATCCACGAAGAAACCGTACAGACGAAAACATTGCATACGGCGATTCGTGACACAGTGAAGTTGGAAGTACCTACTATGACCTCCCCTATTCAAATGAAAGACCGTAACGGGACTTTATTTGCGGAAGAATATACCGAATGGAGACAGCCCATTCATTTGCAGGATATGACTTTTTTCACGCGGCAGTTATTTTTGAAAAGTGAAGATCGAACGTTTTATGAGCATCGCGGCTATGATATCGCGGCAATCATTCGAGCTTTCACGATTAACGCGGCAGCAGATGCTAAACAACAAGGAGCTTCGACCATTACACAGCAAGTTGTCCGGATGCGCTATTTATCGACAGAGAAAACGTATGAACGGAAGTTTAAAGAGCTCTTCTTTGCAGCAGAATTAGAGAAGCAATCGACAAAAGATGAAATTCTGGAAATGTATTTGAATGAAATGTATTTCGGCAATCAAGTATACGGCATTGGTGGCGCTGCAACCTACTACTTCAGTCGTCCTATCGAGAAATTGCATGAGGCGGAAATTGCGTTTTTAGCGGCCATTCCAAATAATCCATCACTTTATAACCCAATCAAGCATTTTGACCAAACGAAAGAGCGTCAAATACGACTGCTTCAGGTTATGCTCGATCAACAAGTCATTACACAAGAGCAATTTGAGGCGTACAGGACGTTTCCGATTCAATTGAACGTCAAGAAAAAAGAACAGTTTCACCCAATGTACAGCACGTACGTATTGGAAGAGTTGAAAAAACTGATTGCGCAGACGGAAGGGCTTGACACGTCGATGAGTAAAGCGAAGACGCCAGAAGAACGGCAACGCTGGCAAAATGAAATCAATCGTCGTACGCGAGAAGTGATCGGCAAAGGCGTGACAATCGATACGGCACTGGATCAACACAAGCAACAACATGATGAAAATCGCCTGAATGCGCTCATTGGAACGGGCGGTGTGCAAGCAGGGGCTGCTGTCATTGACAATGACACGCGGGAGATCATCAGTCTATATGCCGGTGCACGTTATAAAAAAACTGACTTCCATCGTGCGTATCAAGCAGTGCGACAACCAGGGTCCGCAATCAAGCCATTGCTTGTCTATGCACCGTTTTTTGAAAGTGGTCCGTATCATGCGGATACCCCTGTCAACAGTAGTGATATTTGTATTGGGGGGTATTGTCCGAAAAACTTCGGCAACTATCAGTTTGGAACGACTACGGTACGGGAAGCATTCCGAAATAGTTATAACTCGACGGCTGTACGTTTATTGCAACGTGTAGGAATCGACGAAGCATTCTCGCATTTAGCACCTTTCCACTTCCAGCATATTGTTGAGGCTGACCGTTCTTATCCGGCAGCGCTTGGTGGCTTTTCTAAAGGCGTCACGCCATTAGAACTTGCTGGAGCAACTACGAGCTTTATCGACGGGATGTACTTGCCGCCTCGTGCGATTCGTTCGGTAAAAGATCATAAAGGGGAAGTCTTGTATAAATGGAAGGACATGTCAAAGGCGGTCTGGTCCCCTTCCACCGTCCATAGCATCCGCTCGTTGATGAGAGAAGTTGTCGTCAACGGTACTGGCGAAGGAATTGCGTATACAACAAGCTACACCGGAGCGAAAACAGGAACGACTGATGCGTTTAAAGATTTGTGGGCTATCGGTATGAATGATCGCTATACGTCAGCTGTGTGGATCGGTTACGACAGACCGACACCAATTCCACGTCTGCGCGACCAAAAAGTTCACTTACGGGCATTTTCCTCGACGATGCGACCATAA
- a CDS encoding YufK family protein — protein MKNPYLFSYLPFVTVLLFSLTFGVYSVGETLILFKEIGLYQGMREFLSDFQLRIFLLTMYSLVFFMLFAALKLIAVTIHETALLFFLKEEADASYSASKSGVVIYFVGALASAIGIQSWKALVLIFLITSFVYFVYVVYKLSPFMPLTHTVGLIFFQIIIWSVLVAGLVYIIIRLYNGLLASIPLTNPVK, from the coding sequence ATGAAAAATCCATATTTGTTCAGCTATTTACCATTTGTTACGGTCTTGCTATTCAGTTTGACCTTTGGTGTCTATAGTGTTGGAGAGACATTAATTCTTTTTAAGGAAATCGGTCTCTATCAAGGTATGAGAGAGTTTTTATCAGATTTTCAGTTACGTATCTTTTTATTGACGATGTATTCATTAGTATTCTTCATGCTATTTGCAGCGCTAAAACTAATTGCTGTCACTATACATGAAACGGCCTTATTATTTTTCTTGAAAGAAGAAGCGGATGCATCCTATAGCGCGTCCAAATCCGGTGTAGTCATTTACTTTGTCGGTGCACTTGCTTCAGCAATAGGTATCCAATCATGGAAGGCCCTCGTCTTGATCTTCCTCATTACTTCATTCGTGTATTTTGTTTATGTCGTGTACAAATTAAGTCCATTTATGCCACTGACGCATACCGTGGGTTTGATTTTCTTCCAGATTATCATCTGGAGTGTTCTCGTGGCGGGGCTTGTGTATATCATTATCCGTCTATACAACGGGCTACTCGCCAGTATTCCGTTAACCAATCCAGTCAAATAA
- a CDS encoding Na+/H+ antiporter subunit A, protein MEFVLLIFLPVVFAILVPFAYRKVKGIHTGWFVLLVPLVLFSYYLSFLPLVMDGGHAISEMKWIPSLGIAFTSYIDGLSLLFTLLITGIGSLVVLYSVFYMDREKEDLGSFYVYLLIFMTAMLGVVQSDNTMTLYLFWELTSISSFLLIGFWYTKDKSRFGALKSMMITVFGGLMMLGAFILLSIMGETFSVRELIAQAPDLLNQPYFTLALVLLLLGAFTKSAQFPFYIWLPDAMEAPTPVSAYLHSATMVKAGIYLVARFTPIFGSASTWIWLVTGIGLLTLFWGSLFAVKQTDLKAILAFSTVSQLGLIMSLLGAGAISYHTTAAMFSFATYAAIFHLINHAAFKGGLFMIAGIIDHETGTRDIRKLGGLMSVMPISFTVAAIGSLSMAGLPPFNGFLSKEMFLESMVALRHFELFNFDTWGIMFPIVAWVASVFTFTYSMYFVLKTFIGQKKFEQLPKQPHEAPIGMLLAPMILATIVIVVFFIPNVVGKWIIKPAVMAVQPTLYASPSAIDIHVKAWHGFGAVGLWLTIGVIVFGTLLYLTIPKWQPLYRIQPDQLSLNNGYDAMMRGSEKGMNRVSRLYMTGKIRTYLLYMFAFMSVTIIALLFIKDAFVVDMNSFAAITLYGSLNAIVLLVSVGFVVFAKSRLAAIIALGGVGYSVALFFVIFKAPDLALTQLVIETVSVALFLLAFKHLPALSTHGETKSNKMVNLMVSLSVGVMVTLVALSSHSQKMIPSISQYYKDTVETEAAGGNIVNVILVDYRGFDTLFEIAVLAIAGIAVLGMIRLRVSRKEQTDENK, encoded by the coding sequence TTGGAATTCGTGTTATTGATTTTTTTACCTGTAGTCTTCGCAATACTTGTTCCTTTTGCTTATAGAAAAGTTAAAGGAATACATACAGGTTGGTTTGTTTTATTAGTCCCTCTAGTGTTATTTAGCTATTACCTGAGCTTTTTACCGCTAGTCATGGATGGTGGTCATGCTATTTCTGAAATGAAATGGATTCCGTCACTTGGAATTGCGTTTACTTCATACATAGATGGTCTTAGTTTATTATTTACGCTATTGATCACCGGAATCGGTTCGTTAGTCGTCTTGTACTCTGTGTTTTACATGGATAGGGAGAAAGAGGATCTCGGTAGCTTTTACGTCTACTTACTCATCTTTATGACCGCTATGCTCGGAGTCGTGCAATCTGACAACACGATGACACTTTACTTGTTCTGGGAGTTAACGTCCATTTCGTCCTTCTTATTGATTGGTTTCTGGTACACGAAGGACAAGTCACGTTTTGGCGCATTGAAATCGATGATGATTACGGTGTTTGGTGGATTAATGATGCTCGGGGCATTCATTTTACTCAGTATCATGGGGGAAACATTCTCCGTTCGGGAATTAATTGCCCAAGCTCCTGATCTACTGAATCAACCGTACTTCACTCTGGCATTAGTATTACTCTTGCTTGGTGCCTTTACGAAGTCAGCACAATTTCCATTCTATATCTGGTTACCAGATGCAATGGAAGCGCCCACACCAGTCAGTGCGTATTTACACTCTGCCACGATGGTGAAGGCGGGCATTTATCTGGTCGCGCGATTTACACCGATTTTCGGCTCAGCGTCCACTTGGATCTGGCTCGTTACAGGAATTGGATTGTTGACGCTGTTCTGGGGTTCATTATTCGCAGTAAAACAAACTGATTTGAAAGCGATTTTAGCATTTTCAACAGTCAGTCAACTTGGTTTAATCATGTCGTTACTTGGCGCTGGCGCTATTTCATACCATACGACCGCAGCCATGTTCAGCTTCGCGACGTATGCAGCAATCTTCCACTTGATTAACCACGCAGCATTTAAAGGTGGGCTCTTCATGATCGCAGGTATTATTGATCATGAAACCGGTACCAGGGATATTCGTAAGCTAGGTGGGTTAATGAGCGTCATGCCAATCAGCTTTACTGTGGCTGCGATTGGTTCATTGTCTATGGCTGGCTTGCCTCCATTCAATGGATTCTTGAGTAAAGAGATGTTCTTGGAATCTATGGTAGCACTTCGACATTTTGAGTTATTCAACTTCGATACGTGGGGTATTATGTTCCCAATCGTCGCTTGGGTGGCTAGTGTGTTTACGTTTACGTACAGTATGTATTTTGTATTGAAAACATTTATTGGACAGAAGAAGTTTGAACAATTGCCGAAGCAACCGCATGAAGCACCGATTGGGATGCTACTTGCACCGATGATTTTGGCCACAATCGTCATTGTCGTGTTCTTCATTCCGAATGTCGTCGGGAAGTGGATTATTAAGCCGGCTGTCATGGCGGTTCAACCGACATTGTATGCAAGTCCATCCGCTATCGACATTCATGTCAAAGCATGGCATGGATTTGGAGCTGTTGGCTTATGGCTAACCATTGGGGTAATCGTATTCGGTACGTTACTTTACTTGACCATTCCGAAATGGCAACCACTTTATCGTATCCAACCTGATCAGCTATCGCTAAATAACGGTTATGATGCGATGATGCGCGGAAGCGAAAAAGGTATGAATCGGGTGTCTCGCCTTTATATGACAGGCAAGATTCGGACATACTTATTGTATATGTTCGCATTTATGTCCGTTACGATCATTGCGTTGTTGTTTATCAAGGATGCATTCGTTGTCGATATGAACAGTTTCGCAGCGATTACATTATATGGTTCTTTAAATGCGATCGTGTTACTTGTATCTGTTGGATTTGTCGTGTTTGCGAAGTCTCGTCTTGCTGCGATTATCGCGCTTGGCGGCGTCGGGTATTCCGTCGCGTTATTCTTCGTCATCTTCAAAGCACCTGACTTAGCACTGACACAGCTTGTCATCGAGACAGTATCCGTTGCGTTGTTCTTACTGGCATTTAAGCATTTGCCGGCACTCAGCACGCACGGGGAAACGAAAAGCAATAAAATGGTCAATCTGATGGTTTCATTGAGTGTAGGGGTGATGGTGACTTTGGTCGCCCTATCCAGTCATTCACAAAAAATGATTCCTTCGATTTCCCAATACTACAAAGATACGGTGGAGACGGAAGCCGCTGGCGGAAATATCGTCAACGTCATTCTCGTGGATTATCGTGGATTTGATACATTATTTGAGATCGCAGTTCTTGCTATTGCTGGGATCGCGGTACTTGGCATGATTCGCTTGCGTGTATCGAGAAAGGAGCAGACTGATGAAAACAAATGA
- a CDS encoding Na(+)/H(+) antiporter subunit B: MKTNDVILQTAAKVVFFIIFLFSIHIFFAGHYAPGGGFVGGLLTTGAILLLLLAFDIRTIQQILPFNFTVMTAIGLLLALGTAAGSIFFNVPFFTHAFGDFDLPLFGHTSLHTAMLFDSGVYLVVVGSAITIIQSIGGDD, translated from the coding sequence ATGAAAACAAATGATGTTATTTTACAAACCGCAGCTAAAGTAGTGTTTTTCATCATCTTCCTGTTCTCCATACACATCTTTTTTGCAGGTCATTATGCACCGGGCGGAGGTTTTGTCGGCGGCTTGTTGACGACAGGTGCGATTTTGCTGCTGTTGTTGGCATTCGATATACGGACAATCCAACAAATTCTTCCGTTCAACTTTACGGTAATGACTGCCATTGGGTTATTGCTTGCGTTAGGTACAGCGGCGGGTTCCATTTTCTTTAACGTGCCATTCTTTACACATGCATTCGGTGATTTTGACTTGCCGCTGTTCGGGCATACATCTCTGCATACAGCGATGTTGTTTGATAGTGGAGTGTACTTAGTTGTCGTTGGTTCCGCCATCACGATTATTCAATCGATTGGAGGCGATGACTGA
- a CDS encoding Na(+)/H(+) antiporter subunit C, whose amino-acid sequence MEFILSILIGVLFTAAVYLILSRSLLKVILGTGLLSHGAHLLILTMGGLKGSAPPVVLDGVTDFADPLPQALILTAIVISFGVTAVMLVMAYRMYDVHRTDNMNELRGNDEHD is encoded by the coding sequence ATGGAATTTATCCTATCCATTCTCATCGGGGTATTATTTACGGCAGCCGTCTATTTGATTTTATCCAGAAGTTTATTAAAAGTGATTTTAGGTACTGGTTTGCTTAGTCATGGAGCCCACTTGCTCATCCTCACAATGGGTGGACTTAAAGGTTCGGCGCCACCTGTCGTACTAGATGGTGTGACGGATTTTGCAGATCCCCTGCCTCAAGCATTGATCTTAACTGCGATCGTCATCAGTTTTGGTGTGACGGCGGTCATGCTAGTTATGGCATATCGTATGTATGATGTGCACAGAACAGATAATATGAATGAATTGAGAGGGAATGATGAACATGATTAA
- a CDS encoding Na+/H+ antiporter subunit D translates to MINLLLFPIIIPFFFAMILMFFKEQVVVQRVLTLIGLAFSLVASFWLIATVKTEGIQTVTLGSWPAPFGITMVSDMFSALLVTTTIIITIFVVIYSFSSIGVERERFFYYPAILFMITGINGAFTTGDIFNMFVFFEVLLIASYLLIVLGGEKRQLRESIKYILVNVISSAIFVVAVAYLYSIIGTLNMADISVKIAEINQPGIISVIAILFLIVFGIKGAIFPLYFWLPNSYAAPPIPILALFGALLTKVGVYAITRTYTLFFVHDIGFTHQFLMVLSLLTIIAGCIGALAYFDLKQIIIYNIIIAVGVILFGVAQMNTSGLEGAVYYLLHDMLIKAALFVLIGIVIYATGTSNLREMGGLIKTHATLGWTYLIAAFGLAGIPPLSGFLGKVLITKGAFEADHVIGSIIILVSSLVVLLSVIRIFIYAFWGPQKNELPIRDQRTYRQMMFPAIMLVLITVAYGVGAEWLMPYMTDAADVLADPSIYINAVLKE, encoded by the coding sequence ATGATTAATCTTCTTTTATTTCCGATCATTATTCCTTTCTTTTTCGCGATGATCTTAATGTTTTTTAAAGAGCAAGTGGTCGTCCAGAGAGTGTTGACACTGATCGGATTAGCTTTCAGCCTTGTTGCTTCTTTCTGGCTTATCGCGACAGTGAAGACAGAAGGAATCCAAACCGTGACACTTGGGAGCTGGCCTGCGCCATTCGGTATTACGATGGTGTCAGACATGTTCTCCGCCTTGCTCGTCACGACGACGATTATCATTACCATCTTTGTCGTCATCTATAGCTTTTCATCCATTGGTGTAGAAAGAGAAAGATTTTTCTACTACCCTGCCATTTTGTTTATGATTACAGGAATCAATGGTGCCTTTACAACAGGCGATATTTTCAATATGTTCGTATTTTTCGAGGTGCTACTGATCGCGTCGTATTTGCTTATTGTACTTGGCGGCGAGAAGCGGCAGCTTCGTGAATCTATAAAATACATATTGGTGAACGTCATTTCATCTGCTATCTTTGTAGTTGCAGTAGCGTACTTGTACTCTATTATTGGCACTTTAAATATGGCGGATATTTCGGTGAAAATTGCTGAGATCAATCAACCGGGGATTATTTCTGTTATCGCGATTTTGTTTTTAATCGTCTTCGGAATAAAAGGGGCTATCTTCCCTTTGTATTTCTGGTTACCGAATTCGTACGCTGCACCTCCAATACCTATTCTTGCATTGTTCGGTGCCCTACTCACTAAAGTAGGCGTTTATGCCATCACGCGTACGTATACGTTGTTTTTCGTACACGACATTGGGTTTACGCACCAGTTTTTGATGGTTCTATCGTTACTCACTATCATTGCAGGTTGTATCGGGGCTCTCGCGTATTTCGATCTGAAGCAAATCATCATTTACAACATCATCATCGCAGTAGGTGTCATCTTGTTCGGCGTAGCGCAAATGAATACGTCTGGACTAGAAGGCGCGGTTTACTATTTACTTCATGATATGTTGATCAAAGCTGCATTGTTTGTTTTGATTGGTATTGTGATTTATGCAACTGGCACTTCGAATTTGCGGGAAATGGGCGGCCTAATTAAAACCCATGCAACACTTGGTTGGACGTATTTAATCGCTGCATTCGGTCTCGCTGGTATTCCTCCGTTAAGTGGATTTCTTGGGAAAGTGCTCATCACAAAAGGTGCGTTTGAAGCGGATCATGTGATCGGTAGTATCATAATTTTAGTTTCTAGCTTAGTTGTGCTACTGTCTGTCATTCGGATTTTCATTTATGCATTTTGGGGGCCTCAGAAGAACGAGTTGCCTATTCGCGATCAACGTACGTACCGTCAAATGATGTTCCCGGCTATTATGCTAGTACTCATTACGGTAGCATATGGCGTCGGTGCTGAATGGCTTATGCCATATATGACGGATGCAGCGGATGTACTGGCTGATCCATCCATCTATATAAATGCGGTGTTAAAGGAGTAG
- a CDS encoding Na+/H+ antiporter subunit E, whose protein sequence is MAFQILLNFFIAVVWMFMNSSLTPSTFIIGYLIGLLMIIMTRRYFSGRLYIWRIWSAVKLTAIFLKELILSNISVLLLVIKPDLSTMQPMFFAMPTELEKDWEITLLSSLITLTPGTVVVHVSDDQRTLYIHAIDVDDVDEAIDSIKNTFEKAIMEVSRG, encoded by the coding sequence ATGGCTTTTCAGATACTATTAAATTTCTTCATTGCAGTCGTTTGGATGTTCATGAATAGTTCATTGACACCTTCTACGTTCATCATAGGATATCTTATCGGGCTGTTGATGATCATCATGACGCGCCGTTATTTCAGTGGACGCTTGTACATTTGGCGCATCTGGTCTGCGGTAAAATTAACAGCGATTTTCCTAAAAGAACTCATCTTGTCGAATATTTCCGTGTTGCTTTTAGTTATTAAACCGGATTTGTCGACTATGCAGCCGATGTTCTTTGCAATGCCAACTGAGCTTGAAAAAGATTGGGAAATCACGTTGTTATCTAGTTTAATTACGTTAACACCTGGTACGGTCGTCGTTCATGTTTCAGACGATCAACGTACTCTGTATATCCACGCAATCGACGTAGACGATGTGGATGAAGCAATCGACTCTATTAAAAACACATTCGAGAAAGCCATTATGGAGGTGAGCCGAGGATGA
- a CDS encoding Na(+)/H(+) antiporter subunit F1, which yields MNVFYSVCLVLVILSMLGLLYRVWKGPSVPDRLVALDAIGVMLISAIALLSILFDTPFFIDAILLIAIMSFIGTVSFSKFIERGEIIERGPNS from the coding sequence ATGAACGTTTTTTATTCTGTCTGTCTCGTGCTAGTCATCCTGTCTATGCTCGGATTACTATATCGCGTATGGAAAGGTCCTTCCGTGCCAGATCGGCTAGTAGCTCTGGATGCGATTGGCGTCATGCTCATATCCGCCATCGCGCTGCTTTCCATCTTGTTCGATACGCCGTTCTTCATCGATGCGATTTTATTGATCGCTATCATGTCGTTTATCGGCACAGTGTCCTTCTCAAAATTCATTGAGAGAGGAGAGATCATTGAACGTGGACCTAATAGCTGA
- the mnhG gene encoding monovalent cation/H(+) antiporter subunit G, which produces MDLIADMIIVLLVTVGIIFTIVTVIGILRLPDVYTRAHAASKSATLGVMSLLLGIFLHFWWNEGHFSVALLLGIVFLFITSPIGGHLMTRAAYMSGVEPTDLTVGDDLKDAVIEQRIESEKNTPDDK; this is translated from the coding sequence GTGGACCTAATAGCTGACATGATTATTGTGTTGCTCGTGACGGTGGGGATCATTTTCACGATCGTCACAGTCATTGGAATTTTACGACTTCCCGATGTCTATACACGCGCACATGCCGCTTCAAAGAGCGCTACACTAGGAGTAATGAGTTTACTGCTCGGTATATTCCTTCACTTTTGGTGGAATGAAGGCCATTTCAGTGTGGCACTGTTGCTCGGTATCGTCTTTTTGTTTATCACTTCTCCGATTGGCGGTCACTTAATGACACGTGCCGCTTATATGTCGGGTGTAGAACCTACCGACTTGACGGTTGGAGATGATTTAAAAGATGCAGTAATAGAACAACGTATTGAATCAGAAAAAAACACGCCGGATGACAAATAG